In Paroedura picta isolate Pp20150507F chromosome 1, Ppicta_v3.0, whole genome shotgun sequence, the following are encoded in one genomic region:
- the ASB3 gene encoding ankyrin repeat and SOCS box protein 3 isoform X1 yields the protein MLVDGKILSSPKIHEQVKREEPAQRSVAMDFTEAYSDRCSAVGLAAREGNVKHLKKLIKQGYSVDVPDNRGWMAIHEAAFYNKSDCLKLLLHAARSDDYIRAKTFEGTCPLHLSASQGSLECVSILLKSGADPNEVTNDATTPLFLAVEHGHIDVMRLLLHHGANVNGPHCWSEWNSLHQACFLNYPAILKLLLEKGGNTESEDDFGITPLFIAAQYGKLECLRILISHGANVNCRAKDRATPLFIAAQEGHGMCVELLLSKGADPNLYCNEDEWQLPMHAAAQMGHRSILRFLIPVTDRLCDTAEGKLSPVYSAIYGGHEDCLELLLEEGYSPDAQACPVFGCRSPMSLAFTKGLGFILMLLKYGITLHEADLGLCLFHEKYSLFQYFLKRGCKLPSNQDVEEFCAADVQSQYKEWLPSLLLAGFNPVSLLCKSWIYSANHDALNFLLEFTDWKRLPWDLEQILSEHKRPSAWVPCSHFEFIPPLSHLCRLEIRSLLTSDRLRSDQFICQLPLPAGLQNYLLFSDILTTYGVARSSLTLGEVHEGDAPPILGVSGTTERRGT from the exons GTCTGTCGCAATGGATTTTACTGAAGCCTATTCGGACAGATGTTCAGCGGTTGGGCTTGCAGCTAGAGAAGGGAATGTGAAACATTTGAAGAAGCTAATCAAGCAGGGATACAGTGTTGATGTTCCTGATAACAGGGGTTGGATGGCAATTCATGAAGCAGCCTTTTATAACAAAAGTGACTGTCTGAAGCTCTTGCTTCATGCTG CACGCTCAGATGACTACATCAGAGCAAAGACTTTTGAAGGCACTTGCCCACTGCACCTTTCTGCAAGTCAGGGGAGCCTGGAATGTGTTAGCATTCTTTTGAAATCCGGAGCTGATCCCAATGAGGTTACTAATGATGCGACCACACCATTGTTTTTAG CTGTTGAACATGGACATATTGATGTGATGAGGCTTCTACTTCACCACGGAGCAAACGTTAATGGGCCCCACTGTTGGTCTGAATGGAACTCGTTGCATCAGGCTTGTTTTCTG aaTTATCCTGCAATACTGAAGTTACTCCTTGAGAAAGGGGGCAACACAGAGTCAGAGGATGACTTTGGGATCACACCTTTATTCATTGCTGCACAATATGGAAAACTGGAATGCTTAAGGATACTTATATCACATG GAGCAAATGTCAACTGCCGAGCCAAAGATCGAGCCACACCGTTATTTATTGCTGCGCAAGAGGGCCATGGCATGTGTGTGGAATTGTTGCTGTCAAAGGGAGCAGACCCGAACCTCTATTGCAATGAAGACGAATGGCAGTTACCTATGCATGCTGCAGCACAAATGGGGCACCGCAG CATCCTGCGCTTCCTCATACCAGTTACAGATCGACTTTGTGACACTGCTGAAGGCAAATTGAGCCCTGTCTACTCAGCCATATATGGTGGACACGAAGATTGCTTGGAACTCTTGCTTGAGGAAGGTTACAGCCCTGATGCCCAAGCATGTCCAGTCTTTGGCTGCAGGTCACCCATGTCTCTGGCTTTTACAAAGGG GTTGGGATTTATCCTGATGCTTCTGAAATATGGGATTACTCTGCATGAAGCTGATCTAGGCCTCTGTTTGTTCCATGAAAAGTATTCTTTATTCCAGTATTTCTTAAAGAGGGGCTGCAAGCTTCCCAGTAACCAAGATGTGGAAGAATTTTGTGCCGCTGATGTACAAAGCCAGTACAAAGAGTGGCTGCCATCTCTTCTGCTTGCTGGATTTAATCCTGTTAGTCTCCTTTGCAAATCGTG GATTTACTCTGCAAACCATGATGCCCTGAATTTTCTGTTAGAATTTACTGactggaagaggcttccttgggattTGGAGCAGATCCTTTCTGAGCACAAAAGACCCTCTGCGTGGGTACCCTGTAGTCACTTTG AGTTCATCCCTCCCTTGTCTCACCTTTGCCGCCTGGAGATCCGATCACTTTTAACAAGCGATCGTTTACGATCAGACCAGTTTATCTGCCAGCTGCCATTGCCTGCTGGTCTGCAGAACTACTTATTGTTTTCGGACATTTTAACAACTTATGGTGTTGCTCGATCTTCACTGACCTTGGGAGAAGTGCATGAAGGAGACGCTCCACCAATTCTAGGTGTTTCAGGAACTACAGAGAGAAGAGGAACTTAG
- the ASB3 gene encoding ankyrin repeat and SOCS box protein 3 isoform X2 has translation MDFTEAYSDRCSAVGLAAREGNVKHLKKLIKQGYSVDVPDNRGWMAIHEAAFYNKSDCLKLLLHAARSDDYIRAKTFEGTCPLHLSASQGSLECVSILLKSGADPNEVTNDATTPLFLAVEHGHIDVMRLLLHHGANVNGPHCWSEWNSLHQACFLNYPAILKLLLEKGGNTESEDDFGITPLFIAAQYGKLECLRILISHGANVNCRAKDRATPLFIAAQEGHGMCVELLLSKGADPNLYCNEDEWQLPMHAAAQMGHRSILRFLIPVTDRLCDTAEGKLSPVYSAIYGGHEDCLELLLEEGYSPDAQACPVFGCRSPMSLAFTKGLGFILMLLKYGITLHEADLGLCLFHEKYSLFQYFLKRGCKLPSNQDVEEFCAADVQSQYKEWLPSLLLAGFNPVSLLCKSWIYSANHDALNFLLEFTDWKRLPWDLEQILSEHKRPSAWVPCSHFEFIPPLSHLCRLEIRSLLTSDRLRSDQFICQLPLPAGLQNYLLFSDILTTYGVARSSLTLGEVHEGDAPPILGVSGTTERRGT, from the exons ATGGATTTTACTGAAGCCTATTCGGACAGATGTTCAGCGGTTGGGCTTGCAGCTAGAGAAGGGAATGTGAAACATTTGAAGAAGCTAATCAAGCAGGGATACAGTGTTGATGTTCCTGATAACAGGGGTTGGATGGCAATTCATGAAGCAGCCTTTTATAACAAAAGTGACTGTCTGAAGCTCTTGCTTCATGCTG CACGCTCAGATGACTACATCAGAGCAAAGACTTTTGAAGGCACTTGCCCACTGCACCTTTCTGCAAGTCAGGGGAGCCTGGAATGTGTTAGCATTCTTTTGAAATCCGGAGCTGATCCCAATGAGGTTACTAATGATGCGACCACACCATTGTTTTTAG CTGTTGAACATGGACATATTGATGTGATGAGGCTTCTACTTCACCACGGAGCAAACGTTAATGGGCCCCACTGTTGGTCTGAATGGAACTCGTTGCATCAGGCTTGTTTTCTG aaTTATCCTGCAATACTGAAGTTACTCCTTGAGAAAGGGGGCAACACAGAGTCAGAGGATGACTTTGGGATCACACCTTTATTCATTGCTGCACAATATGGAAAACTGGAATGCTTAAGGATACTTATATCACATG GAGCAAATGTCAACTGCCGAGCCAAAGATCGAGCCACACCGTTATTTATTGCTGCGCAAGAGGGCCATGGCATGTGTGTGGAATTGTTGCTGTCAAAGGGAGCAGACCCGAACCTCTATTGCAATGAAGACGAATGGCAGTTACCTATGCATGCTGCAGCACAAATGGGGCACCGCAG CATCCTGCGCTTCCTCATACCAGTTACAGATCGACTTTGTGACACTGCTGAAGGCAAATTGAGCCCTGTCTACTCAGCCATATATGGTGGACACGAAGATTGCTTGGAACTCTTGCTTGAGGAAGGTTACAGCCCTGATGCCCAAGCATGTCCAGTCTTTGGCTGCAGGTCACCCATGTCTCTGGCTTTTACAAAGGG GTTGGGATTTATCCTGATGCTTCTGAAATATGGGATTACTCTGCATGAAGCTGATCTAGGCCTCTGTTTGTTCCATGAAAAGTATTCTTTATTCCAGTATTTCTTAAAGAGGGGCTGCAAGCTTCCCAGTAACCAAGATGTGGAAGAATTTTGTGCCGCTGATGTACAAAGCCAGTACAAAGAGTGGCTGCCATCTCTTCTGCTTGCTGGATTTAATCCTGTTAGTCTCCTTTGCAAATCGTG GATTTACTCTGCAAACCATGATGCCCTGAATTTTCTGTTAGAATTTACTGactggaagaggcttccttgggattTGGAGCAGATCCTTTCTGAGCACAAAAGACCCTCTGCGTGGGTACCCTGTAGTCACTTTG AGTTCATCCCTCCCTTGTCTCACCTTTGCCGCCTGGAGATCCGATCACTTTTAACAAGCGATCGTTTACGATCAGACCAGTTTATCTGCCAGCTGCCATTGCCTGCTGGTCTGCAGAACTACTTATTGTTTTCGGACATTTTAACAACTTATGGTGTTGCTCGATCTTCACTGACCTTGGGAGAAGTGCATGAAGGAGACGCTCCACCAATTCTAGGTGTTTCAGGAACTACAGAGAGAAGAGGAACTTAG